ATATTAAAGGTTACGCAGACCGTCCGTTGATTTTCTACGATAATGTAGAGCAATGGATTACGACTCCCCTTTACCCGAAAGTGGAAACGTTTACTCAAAAATAACAAAAGGTAAGTTGATTGAATTCAATCATAGTTTGATGTTGGAAATATAATGCGTGTATTCGATGGTTTCATATTCTGCCTGACTGTGATTCTGCTCTGGGGGATTGTCCCCCTTTCAGAGTCACCAGCCGTTGCTCAATCGGAAAAGAAACTTGCCCCTAAAATCGACTCAAGGCACATCAGCCTCCGCCCCTACCGAATCAGAATCGAAATCGCGTACGCCCCAGGCACCCGTTTCAGTCCTGAAAACCGCCTGAATCTTCAAGTACAACTTCAGCAGATCATCGAACGCTCTGTGGGTGAAAAATGGACTCTGTCAAAAGCGAAGCAGCAACAGTCCGACACACCATCAGCCGTCGGTATTTCTGAGAATGACTGGCTCCCCCTTCCATCCAGTGTGGGTTTGTCACGTTTGCATTCGGAAAACATCCTGAAACGCTACTCCCAACAAACCTTTGATAAACTGTTCCTGATTGCAATCGAGCCGTACGGAATTGGATATCAGGTTTCCGGAAGAGAATTCGATGTGCTCTCACAACAGCTCTGCCCTCTTGAAAAGCAGAACACCTATGAAAAGGCGTTTTTAGCAGACACCGTATTCAAATCCATTCGCGATTTATTCTCATCGGTCATCACCATTGAAAATGTGAACAACGATCTGGTCACCGTTTCCGAGCAAGGCAGTCAGTATTTAACCCCCGATCCAACTGTCTGCACTTTAGAAAAAGGCTTCTACTTCCAACCCTTCTTTCGCTACCTGAATCGAGACCGGGAAGTGAAAAATATTCAGTTTATCCCCTGGACCTATTTGATTTTGGAAGACATCAACCGAAAATATGCCACGTGTTCCCTTGCTTCCGGCCTGCGAGGCATTCTCAGCGGGAGCCGACGCAGAGTGGAAACGCTCGCCCAGCACGTGAAACCGGAATATCCTCAAACAAAACTGTCACTGATTCCGCGAGGAACGTCAACACAGACTTACGCTGGGATGCGAGTCCAGACATCGCTGCTGAATCCGCAGGAGGTCCGGCAGCTGCAGACCGAAGCAAAAAAACAAAAAGAGAAAAACAAAGATGCAAAACCCATAACGCAAGATTATATTCTCGATGAATCTTTAACCAACCGCAGCGGAACAGTCACCCTGCATACCGATCCGCAACACCCCCTCATCTGGTTGTATGTCCGCAGTGGAAAAGCGCTGGTCGCCAATGTCCCTTATATCCCGGGTATCGCTCCTGAAGTTAGCATTCAAATTCCCGATGACCGAATTCGCTTGAACGTCGAAGGGGAACTGGCGGTATTGAACGGAGAACTGATCGAAGCCGTCGCTTCACTCTCTATGGAAATGTCCCGCATCAGAAAGTGGGCCAAAAACGACGAATGGGAGAAGGTCGATGAAGGAATCCGAAAACTGGAAGGTGGAATTTCTCCGAAACAGATCTATCAGGAAAAACTGAGTGTCATTCGCGTGTCGGCAATTGAAGCCGCCCAACAACAAAAGAATCGCGCTGCCCAGTCGCGCATTGCCAGCCTGTGCCGAGACACCGCAGACCGCATTGACCGTTTCCTGGATCCCTCTGGAATCATAGATTTGAAAACAGAAATCCAGGACCTGAAACAACTACAACGCCAGGACGCACGTCGTTGATTTTTAAGACAATGGAGCAATATCAAGAACCATGTGGACCCTCTCTCGAATCGCCGTCTATCCCATCAAATCACTCGACCCGGTTTATCTCGAACAGACAGAGATACTACCCGGCGGCGCACTCTCTGGTGATCGCCAATTCGCCTTATTTGATCAGGCCGATAATGTAATCAACGCCAAAAAGTATCCGGCCATTCATCGAATCCGCTCTCAATTTGATATAGCAAATCAGACAGTCACTCTTTCCTCAACTGAGACATCACCAGAGCCACTTCGATTTCATCTGATTGAAGAAAGAACCGAATTGGAAAACTGGCTCAGCGTATACTTTCATCAACAAGTCACTTTAAAAGAGAATTCCGAGTCAGGCTTTCCCGATGATCTGGAAGCACCGGGGCCGACCATCATCAGTACTCAGACTTATGAAGAGCTGGCCCGCTGGTTCCCGGAAATCACCGTTGATGAACTCAGACTTCGTTTCCGCGGCAATCTGGAAATCGCAGGCGACTCACCATTCTGCGAAGACCGTCTCTATTCGGCCACTGATTCCCAGGTCTTGTTTCAGATCGGTCCCATCACCCTGGCAGGATCCAATCCCTGTAAACGGTGCGTAGTCCCTTCCCGACATCCGATCACGGGAGCTAAAGACTCAGACTTTATGAAAACGTTTATTCGAAAACGAAAAGAAACGTTTCCGGCTTGGGCACCAATTGAACTGTTCCAGAATATGTATCGCCTTGCCGTGAACACCAGACTCACCAGGCTGCCAGATAAGCCATCCAATATCATACGCGCCGGAGATCTCATCCAGATTCTGCCATGATAAGTGAGGCTCATCACCGACCGTCTACTGCATTATCAGGCCGGACCATAAGGCATAACCGTTATAACCGCTTCTTAGCGCGAATCGGTTACCAGATTACCTTCCTTTTTTTTCAGATCAAAGCAGACATCTCAAAAACAGTACGCTAAGTTTCAAGTGTCGCTTTTTCAAAACATGTTGTTTTACATAATCAGAAAAAGCCTGTAACAAAGATGTTCCCCCACTTATTCGCAGGGAATCGCGATGCTTGTACTCAGCCGAAAAAAAGACGAGAAGATCATTATTGGAGATTCAATCACTTTGATGGTGATTGAAATTAAGAACGATAAAGTCCGCCTTGGAATCGAAGCTCCTAAGGATGTGACCGTTCATCGTGAAGAAGTCTATGCCGCCATTAAAGAACAGAATGCGCATGGCAACTCGAATTGCGAAACTCCTTAATAAGTCGTAACTCTTCCAGATTCCGCATTTCGTTTTTCGCTATCCCGCGATTAGCTGTCTTGCGCTTGCGCCCACATTTTATCAAACACTTTGCGTTGCTCTGCTAAGGCTGCGACAGTATCCTGCTGAGGCAGTTTCCCTTCTTCGAGCATTAACCACCCGGTATAATTCGCTCCAGCCATCAGTTCAAAGAATTCTTTGTGCGGATAGGGATTGTGAATCAGATCGTGAATGTGCGTTGTGTCGCCTAACCGATCTTTGACCATCGCAAAATTGGCTTCCAGCCCTGCCCCTTCCAGATCTTGCTTGTTGCAGTTCCAACAAATCGCCACATTCGGGTGATCAGCTACATCCAGAATTTTTCTAATCGTCGGAAGATGAGCACATTTGCCGTGGACTTCCAGACGAATCTGCTG
This window of the Gimesia fumaroli genome carries:
- the csrA gene encoding carbon storage regulator CsrA, with product MLVLSRKKDEKIIIGDSITLMVIEIKNDKVRLGIEAPKDVTVHREEVYAAIKEQNAHGNSNCETP
- a CDS encoding MOSC domain-containing protein — its product is MWTLSRIAVYPIKSLDPVYLEQTEILPGGALSGDRQFALFDQADNVINAKKYPAIHRIRSQFDIANQTVTLSSTETSPEPLRFHLIEERTELENWLSVYFHQQVTLKENSESGFPDDLEAPGPTIISTQTYEELARWFPEITVDELRLRFRGNLEIAGDSPFCEDRLYSATDSQVLFQIGPITLAGSNPCKRCVVPSRHPITGAKDSDFMKTFIRKRKETFPAWAPIELFQNMYRLAVNTRLTRLPDKPSNIIRAGDLIQILP